The Brachybacterium huguangmaarense genome contains a region encoding:
- the cas7e gene encoding type I-E CRISPR-associated protein Cas7/Cse4/CasC yields MSLVLDIHALHSLPPSNINRDDTGAPKSAVFGGFPRQRVSSQSWKRAIRHDFERALGADAVGYRTKRVADLVSDKIQELTKAGGGEWDRDRADAASKSLFAAAGIKLTAPKVREGEQPRGEETGYLLFLSPRQIENAARFLIGSEGAKPGKKDAKELLNSSHSIDIAMFGRMVADAPDYNVDAAVQVAHAIGIHESEPEFDYYTAVDDILEDKEETGAGMIGTTQMMSSTLYRFATVDLDSLAENLGNADAAVEATVAFVKSFITSLPTGKQNSFAHNTVPELVYVAVRDTRSLSLVNAFEEPVRADDRASRRLKGAQRLAEEAAQLQTSYGFVPTASFVIGLGDLPAPFAEIATTTTLPALDGQVRDALRGEVQA; encoded by the coding sequence ATGTCCCTCGTTCTCGACATCCACGCCCTGCACTCCCTCCCCCCGAGCAACATCAACCGCGACGACACCGGCGCCCCCAAGAGCGCCGTGTTCGGCGGCTTCCCCCGTCAGCGGGTCTCCTCGCAGTCCTGGAAACGAGCCATTCGCCACGACTTCGAGCGCGCCCTCGGCGCCGATGCCGTCGGCTATCGCACCAAGCGCGTCGCGGACCTCGTCTCCGACAAGATCCAGGAGCTCACGAAGGCAGGCGGTGGCGAATGGGATCGTGATCGTGCCGACGCCGCGTCGAAGAGCCTGTTCGCCGCGGCGGGCATCAAGCTCACCGCACCCAAGGTGCGCGAGGGCGAGCAGCCGCGCGGCGAGGAGACCGGGTACCTGCTGTTCCTGAGCCCTCGGCAGATCGAGAACGCCGCCCGATTCCTCATCGGCTCCGAAGGTGCCAAGCCGGGCAAGAAGGATGCCAAAGAGCTGCTCAACTCGTCCCACAGCATCGATATCGCCATGTTCGGGCGCATGGTCGCCGATGCGCCCGACTACAACGTGGACGCGGCCGTACAGGTAGCCCATGCCATCGGCATCCATGAGTCCGAGCCGGAGTTCGACTACTACACGGCCGTGGACGACATCCTCGAGGACAAGGAAGAGACGGGCGCCGGCATGATCGGCACCACCCAGATGATGTCCTCGACGCTCTACCGCTTCGCCACCGTGGATCTGGACTCTCTCGCCGAGAATCTCGGCAACGCCGATGCCGCCGTCGAGGCGACGGTCGCCTTCGTGAAGTCCTTCATCACCTCCCTTCCCACCGGCAAGCAGAACAGCTTCGCCCATAACACCGTTCCGGAACTCGTGTACGTGGCCGTGCGCGACACCCGTTCCCTGTCTCTCGTCAATGCCTTCGAGGAGCCGGTGCGGGCGGACGACCGCGCTAGCCGCCGTCTGAAGGGCGCGCAGCGGCTCGCCGAGGAGGCCGCGCAGCTGCAGACGAGCTATGGGTTCGTCCCGACCGCGAGCTTCGTCATCGGACTCGGGGACCTCCCTGCCCCCTTCGCGGAGATCGCCACGACGACGACCCTGCCGGCTCTCGACGGTCAGGTCCGCGACGCGCTGCGCGGCGAGGTGCAGGCGTGA